The following DNA comes from Chitinophaga nivalis.
GTTGTTCAAAAGTACTATCCGGTTCTGTATTGCGATAGCAGTTGATAAATTGGGCGTGCGTTTAAAGATCCGGCATCGCCGCCAGCAACATGTTGAGCCATCAGGCTAGAATGCGTAGTATTTCCTTTGCGATGGCTTCCGGTGCTTCTTTATTTTCCGGAGAAAGATGGCTTAAGCCAGGAAGTGTTTGCGATTGGCTACCAGCAATGGTATCGGCTAAAATCTGGTTGGTACGATGTACAAATTCGGGGCTCTTATCTCCGGAAAGCAATAATACTTTACTGGTAATGCCCTGGTAATGCTGATAGGTGCCACGTAATTTTTGGGTTTCCTTATGTTCGTTCAGATTTGTTTCCAGCAGGGCTGCTGTTTCCTGCCAGTGTGTGCCGCGTACCATCATACGCAGTACGAAGCTGGCAAACCATCGCGGCATTTTACTTAGTGGGGTATGTCCGGCGCCCTGTACAAAGCTGGTAAAGGCCCGTCTTGGCTGTTTGTTTTGCAAGGCTTGTTCATAAGTGGAGATCCATTTCCAGGCTGCTGGATTATCTTCCGTTGCCACGCCTGGTTCGTAAAGTACGATTCCTTTGAAGGAAGGGTAGCGGGTGGCCGTTTCCAGCGTTACCAATCCGCCGAAGCTATGGCCAAAGATATAGGTGGCTCCGGTGGCTGCCTGCACCGCTTGTACATCTTCACATTCCTGACGTATGCCATAGGAAAGCCCTTGCGCACCGCTACCACCACGTCCGCGGCGATCTATAATATACACCGTAAAAGAGGGGGATAACAGGTGGGCCAGCCGGGTATAGTCGGCTGAAGTACTGAGTGTGCCGGGTACAATAATCAGTCCCGGACCGGTGCCGCCCTGTTGAAAGCCAATAGTAGTACCGTCTGCAGACGGGGTGCTGGAATAGGTAAAGATAGTCGTGTTCATTTTTGATTGTATTTATGATTGAATTATTTTTCAATCATAAAACAAATGTGATTTTATTTTCCGGATAAAAAAAATTATTATTGAAAAAATTTTCAATAATAGATATACAGATGCCAAAGCAAAAGGAGCAATTTGAGGAAATGAGACAGCAGACCATTGCCCGGTTAAAAAAATCGGGGCTGGAGCTTTTTGCCCGGAAAGGTCTGGCTGCCACTAATATCAAGGAAATTGCTGCACATACAGGTATCAGCCTGGGATTAATGTATCATTACTATTCCTCCAAAGAGGAGCTGTACCTGCTGTTGGCAAATGAGGCAATGGACAAGTCACAGGCGTTATTTGATCAGCTGCAATCGCAGGATATTTCCGTAAAAGAGAAGATCACGCAGTTCCTGGCGGCTTTTATGTACGGGGTGCAGAAAGAAGCAGGCATTTATTATTTCATCCTGATATCGCAGTTATTCGAAACCGGTAATAAAACGGAAGACCGAAAGCTACGGACCAGAAAGCTGCAATCGATCCATAACCTGGCTACGATTGTCAGCGAAGGACAACAAACCGGTGAATGTGTGACAGGTGATCCATTTGAACTGGCGGTCACCTTTATTGCTGCCACGCAAGGATTGGCAGGTTTTAAGCTGATGTTCAAAGGTAAGTTTCAAATGCCGGATGCAGCGGTGCTGACGCGTATATTGCTGCAAGCATGACCTTATGTTTTACCATATTGACGCTTTAATTGTGTCGACGCTGTCGGCACAATCTGTTTGCGGTACCCTTAATGCTGATCAAACATGGCTATCCATATATGGATTAACTGATAATTTGTTTTATCTTTTATTGATGTTGAAAGAGACTAACTCCATCATTTAAAATCAGCCATCCCGACCAATGATGATAGCGCACATTGAACAAAAAATAGGAAAACAATTGCCGGATAGTTACAGGCATTTACTGCACCTTATAGCGGACTATGTCTATCTTTCTTGCAATGAATACAGAGACGATTTCCCGGACGATAGCGGCGTTGCCTGGTTCTTTTGGGGAGAGAAAAGATTGGCAGAATTGACTGTAATAGAAGGGGCAACGGAAAATCGAAGCGCATGGGAAATATTAAAATCATATGAAGAGATCAGGAGAGATACCGGAAAGATCACCCCAGACCCCATGTCTGCGCATGTAAATTTCCTGGTGGCCATTGCGGAAGATAATGGCGATATACTTTATTTGGATGCAGCGGATAACTTTTCGGTATGGGTGTATATGCACGACTCCGGAGCATCAAAGCGGCTGGAAGATGATTTCGATGCATGGATGGCCCATGCACGGTCGGAGGATTAGTGTAATGAGGAATGTTTCGAACCCCATCTCATTTATCTCAGGAATATAAAAGCGGATCAACGTAAGTATAAAATACGAGCAGGTAAAAACAAGACTGCAGTTAGAAGGGTAGAATATTTATCATCTGCATAAGCGGGTGATATTCAATTGTTATTTTAAATCGTAGTCGTATTGTAGACGCTCAAACTAGCAGCAGTAGACGCTTTGTAGCATAGTATGGCTTGGAAAAACACGCTGGCAGGTACAAATTTGTACCTGGCAATATTGCCCGACAAACCATTACATCTTTTCCTGAAAAGCCCCTGAAATTTTAATACCATGATAGTAATTGTACGCGTCAACAAAAATCATCTCTTCCTTAAAACAATTCGGGTGCCTGATGTCCGCTGTCCGTTGTGTAACACCCGGGGGCAAATGGAGATGAGCTTTTATCAACTCCAGCTGGAGGCTGGTTGGGTGCGCAATACAAAAAAAATAAGTGCTTCGGTCTGTTGTAAAAATTGCCACCGGGATGTACCGGTGGTGCGTTGGGATAAGGAGCTGGATACCTGCTATAAAGCTGAAAAGAAACAGATAACGGTAAAGACTTCCTTTAAAGCAGGGAAAATAGGGAAATTCCTGATCTGGCTGAATATCGTGTTCTTTGGCGCCATTTTCCTGTTGTTGGCAGGCATATTTATTTACCACCGTATCGCCCCTAAGCAAAATGCTATAAACAGGGAGGGGCAGGTACGGCAGTCCGCGCAATTGGCCACCAGTCCCCGGCCCGGAGACTTAGTACTGGTATATCTTTTCGATGGCCATAAACAGACATTATTCAAAATAACAGCCGTAGATGCTGCCAGTGATGTGATAAAGGCGATAGCTTCCGATAAAAGCATCGACGTTCCTGCTGATGCCAGTGAAGTACCCGCGACTGATGCAGATTTTAAACCAGGAAATGAAACCTCATTTTCTATGACAGACTATAGAAGCAGGAGATTTACCGCACCTGACAAACAGCGTGTAGGGAATATACAAATGATTTACAGGAAATAAACTTTGGTGAAGATGGAAACGGAAACAAACAAAAACGACGACTATTTTGCCGAAGATCACTTATATGAAGGCCGTAAAAAAGCGCCTTATTTCCGGATGATCAGTCAGGGCCTGATCGGATTATTTTTTTCCGGCGCCGGTGTTTATCAGCTGATCCGCATACAAAAATGGGAAGCAACGGGTGGTAGCATCAAAATGAACGACTTCCAGCAGTTACTGTATAAACTCGTTGGCAAATGGGGCATATTCGCTTTTTTGTTAGGGCTGGGTGCTGTATTTTTTTACAAGGCATACACCCGGTGGCGACGAATAAAAGTGCAGGAGCGTTTGTCGTAACGTCGTATGATACACAATAGCCGTTGTTGCAGGAAATATCCCCTTTTTTCTTTGTCAGGTAGATAAGTTTATACTTGTCATGCATATCGCTCATCTGCTATTCATACTTCATCGGGTAAGCCGATAACCGACAATCATTTATTTATCTACAGACCAGGAACAGGTATCGCACAAATCATACAAAACAAAAATGGCAATTTTAACAGAATCTATTGAGCCATCGGGAAACGAAATTCATCTCATCAAAACGTAGCCGTATCGCTTTGGCTGAAAGCAGCTAATCCCTGAAATGTCAATGCTATAAAAGACCGATAATTGCCGGTTTTTTATAGCATTGATATTTTATAGCAGCTGATACGGACACTTTATGTCGCTGAATTGAAAACATCCTGTCTCAACCCATATTGATGTTGATGTCCATCGCATCGCTTTAATTATAAGAATAGCTGTAAATTACGGGAAGCCGTATTTTATTTCGAAATCCGGATACTACTTTGCTGTTGTAATAACCAATAAATTACCTGCTGAATACCCCTATGAATGCTAAGATCATCTTATTAACGTTGTTCTCTTTTATGCCCGTAAGGGATAATGTAGTAAATGCATGGGAAGCATGTTGTGGTAAATGTGTCGGTTCAGGTTATTGTACCGCCTGCACCTCCTGCAATTATTGTAAACATTGCAACAGTGGTGGCAGCTGTGGCGTATGTCGTAGCAGTAGTATGAGTGGTAGCAGCAGTAACAGCAGCAGTTCCAGTAGTAGTGGTAGTAATGGTAGCAGTGAGCGGAATAGTGGGAGAGGTCTGGAGTATGGTAGTACAAACAATAGTTTTTACAGTCCCGGGAGCGCGCCAAAAAAGCGGATGAAAAAACAACAACAGGAACAATACTATGTCAATAGAAAGTACCTGCATGTCAGAACCGGCCCCGGGGAAAAATATACAATCATTGATAAGCTCAATTATGGCACCCATGTTTATCTGCAAGGAGTATACACCAACGGATGGTGTCTGATTCATTATTATGGAGCTGATTTAACCTTAAAGTCCGGATATGTGCTCCGGGCATATATTGACCATTATACTATCTGATGGCCATGCGTATAAAAGATGGTAAGCCTGAACGGACATAAAGAAGCATCAGTTTTCCGCGAAAATGCGAAATGACATCACTAAAATTAATACAATAATGTTTTAATTATTCCCCTTATTTATTATCTTCATCTCGTTGCCCGGAAATATTATGCTATGTTATGAAAACCAAGGTACTCAATCTAGCCATTGAAGCGATTATAGCGCTCTTACTTATCCTATGGATATATACTGGCCTTAGTAAAATAATACATTACGACAAGTTCAGCTTTGAAACAGCCCGTTCTCCTTTTTTGCATCAGCTGGCGCCATTCATCGCTGTAACATTGCCTGCTGGCGAGCTGATAATAGCAGCATTACTTATTTATAAACGTACCAGAGTTGTCGGACTTTATGTCTCTTTATTTTTGATGACCCTGTTTACAGGATACGTTTATATTATGCTGCATTATGCGTATGATCTTCCTTGTAGCTGTGGCGGTATTATTGAGCTGTTAACCTGGGAACAACATCTGGTCGTAAATTTTCTTATCACCTTGCTCACCGCATTTGCGATATTGTTCACAACGCTAAACCCAAACAAATGAAAAAGATGAAATTCAGTTTCGCCGCCCTGGTAGCTGTTGCTGCTATTGTACTTACTGTATCTGTAAATGCCGGTACAATTATCAAAAAAGGAGAGGATGTCTGCTACCGGGCAGTAACGGTTCCTAGCCTTCCGGTCGACCGTACGGCCACTTATGGCGGTTATCTCGTACTGGGATTTGGTAATGAAGTGAAAGCGCTTGCCAATCCAAATTCTTCGGCCAATTGTAAAGGCGACGCATACTTCTGTTGCGCGACTACCTTCCAGTCAGCAGGTAAAACCTATGTACTGGATGTATTCCTGACCGATTTGTAAGATTTCACCCCAACCTGAGCTACGGCTACGCTACCGTAGTTCAGGTTGTTCCCCTTTTATAGCATGAAACGCACCATAATACAGATTGTTTGCACGATCATATCGGCATTGATATGCCTGTTTGTACTGGTAACGGTAACGGGTATACCAAATGATAAAAAGAATGGATTTAACAGGAACTGGCTACCTATGCAAGTTCGCCTGCTACGCGCGCAACCGTTGCCCTTTGCGGCAGAGCGGTTATTTGGGACAGGTGATCGCCTGTATTTATCCGAGCCTGCACACCAGTCGGTATACCGCCTCGATGATCACCTACATATCCAGGACACGATAGCGCTGCATATCAACAGACAGTTAAAACCTCCGGTGACTTTCTTTGCGGTAGGGAATAATGTTTATATGCATGAATATAACAGCGGGCAGTTATTTTCTCCTGCCATCGGTACCGTAAAATTATCGCAGGGACCATTTTTGAAGTCTATACAATTATCAGATTCTATCGTGGTGATAAGAGGATTTAAAGAAGGATCTTTTCAACCTGTTTTTAAGCGCATCAATATCCGCAGCCAGGAGGAGTATACAGCTGATCTTCTCTCAGAAAAATCAGATGCAGGTGTATCTACAGATGGAATTTTATGTAGTAATGGAGATAGGGATCGCTTGTTTTACATTCCTTATTTTGAGAATGGTATTTATTGTATGGATAGTAAGCTGCAATTACGCTATCAGCAACGAACGATTGATACGATTTTTAACAGTGGTATTCAGGTAGCCGTGAGAGATAAAGGAGCAACCCAGAAATTATATGCTGCCGCTCCGCGTGCGAAAGTGAATAAACGGGCTTTCGCCAATAATCAACGGTTGTTTGTAGAATCTGATTTACTGGCTGACAACGAGAAAACAGATACCTTCAATTTGCATCCCGTGCTGGATACCTATCAAATTGAAAATGGCAGTTATGCCGGCAGTTTCTATCTCCCGCTGGATAAGCGGAAGGTATTGTCTTATTATGTGAATGGAATGTATTTATATGTTTTGTTGAAGGATCAGGTAGTGGCCTATGAATTAAGCTATGCAGATTAATAGGCTTACCATTAGGTTTTATTTGTTTTTTACGGATGTACAGTGAATGTCTGGCAGAACAAAATATGCATCATGCTCATAGTACTCATTATCTCGGTGAATGCCTCATATTGTTCGTTTCCAAGGTTTCAATTTTAACTTCATCCGGATTAGTTGTAATCTATTCAACCATTTGTAATGTTCCCAATTAATGTCGAACTTTTCTTTTTTTTCGGATAACCACGGTGGTATTGCAACTTTGCAATGGAACATAGGCGGCTTATGTAATTTTTCCTGGTAGTTTCCGTCAGGAAATGACTTTGCATAATAACGAAAGTCGATGATGGTCATGCTTTTTGTCGCCTTATAAATATGCAGGTTGATCTCATAAAAAAAATTGTAAAGACTTTCCAGGGTAGGTATAAGCTCGGTAAGCGTCACAGGAACTTTATTATCATTCGTCTTTTTATTCAACTTTCGTTGTTCATGAAAACTATCCTGGCTGTCTTTAATTGCTGTTACAATGAATTTGCAATTGTCTGAGATATTATTCCATGTCAACTCCCTTGCCATCTCCAGTAATTTCGGAATAGCTTCTCGAATATGCTCCTCAAGTGGCGTTGAAACTATAGCCTGGCTGATTTCCTGAGTGACAAGTTCTGTGATTTGCCCTACTTGGAAATATCCTTTGGGAAAGCGTTCTAATGCTGGTCTAAAAACATAAATATCGAACTGTGATTTTCCCTGTTCATTTGAAATCGGATACATTTCCAGGTAATGATATACGGGGATACCGTTTAACAAGGCTCCTTCCTTGATCTCAATTGCTTCCTTGAAATCAATTTGTCGGGTAACAATAAATTGTCCCCGATTGTGATGGTCAAACAATTTTATGATTTCAAATTTCCGAATCATACGGTTATAAAACTGTTAAGGATAATGATGGCTTATTGACGAGAAAGTAATATAACCTACTCGACGGGTAAGTTACACTATCAGACGGGAATAAAGAATACAGTTCGAGTTCGATTGGGTGACGGTGTTGTCGTGGTTATTGGGCTAATGGTTATTGGTTCGATTTTCCCTAAAACAAAAAAAGGTTGTAAGCCTAAACTTACAACCTCTTTTGTGCCCAGAACTGGATTCGAACCAGCACATCCTTGCGAACGCTGCGACCTGAACACAGTGCGTCTACCAATTTCGCCATCTGGGCATTTCTGCTTCCCGTAAAAGGGATTGCAAAGGTAAGCGCTTTTTTAAATTAACCAAATTTTTTTATCGGAAAACGAAAAATAACTGCTCACCTTTGCAAAAAGTATGGTTTATACCGCTACGTTAAATTCACGTAAAGTATCATTCAGACTGGTTTTCAGGTCAGTGGATGCTTTACGCTGTCCAATGATCAGGGCGCAGGAAACCTGGTATTCGCCGGCAGGGAATTTCTTGGTATAGGTACCTGGAATAACTACACTGCGGGCTGGTACGCGGCCTTTGTATTCAATCGGCTCGCTGCCGCTAACGTCAATGATTTTGGTAGACTGGGTCAACACCACATTGGCGCCCAGTACGGCTTCTTTCTCCACAATAACGCCTTCTACTACAATACAACGGGAGCCAATGAAGCAACCATCTTCGATAATCACCGGGCTGGCCTGTAATGGTTCCAGTACGCCGCCGATACCTACGCCACCGCTCAGGTGTACATGTTTACCGATCTGTGCGCAGGAACCTACTGTTGCCCAGGTGTCTACCATGGTACCTTCGTCTACGAATGCACCGATGTTAACGTAGGAAGGCATCAGGATACAACCTTTCGCGATATAGGCGCCATAGCGGGCAATGGCATGTGGTACTACCCGTACGCCCAGGTCTTTATAGTTGGATTTCAGCTTCATTTTATCATAAAACTCAAATGGAGCCAGTTCCATTGTTTCCATGGGCTGAATGGAGAAATACAGCAGGATCGCCTGTTTTACCCATTCATTCACTTTCCAGCCATTCTCTGTTGGCTCTGCAACTCTCAGATGTCCTTTGTCTACTGCTTCGATAACTGCTTTAACGGCATCTGTGTACTGGTTTTCCTGTAAAAGCGCGCGGTCGGCCCAGGCTGCCAGTATTTGTTGTTGTAAATCCATTGTTTTATTTTTTGTTTGCAAACTTAATACCCATAGAAGGGAATTACAAATTTGAAATGAATAATTACCGGTGATCCGCCCGTTGCGCTGTAATTCTTAATTCTTAATTGTAGTTTTGCTGTTATATGAAGATCGGATTTGATGCCAAACGTGCTTACCAGAACAATACGGGCTTGGGAAATTATAGCCGTACATTGATTTCTTCACTGGTAACAGGCTTCCCGGAGCACCATTATTACCTGTTTGCACCAAAACAAACGGATATGTTTACACCTGGCGACCATACCAACCTGGAGGTGGTGGGGCCGGAAAAGACCCTGCATCGCTGGTTTAAGTCCGCCTGGCGTAGCCGGTATGTGGTAAAAGACCTGCAACGCTATGGGATCGGACTGTATCATGGCCTCAGTCATGAGTTGCCTTTCGGTATCCACAAAAGCGGGATCCGGTCTGTCGTAACCATGCATGACCTGATTTTTGAACGGTATCCGGAGCAATATAATCCGATTGATGTGATTACCTATCGCCGGAAGGCCCGCTATGCCTGCCGTTATGCAGACAGGGTCGTGGCTATCAGTGAGCAGACCCGTCAGGACCTGATTACTTACTATCAGACCCCGGCAGATAAGATCGACGTTGTATACCAAAGCTGCGACCCCGCCTTTGCCGTCACCCATACACCGGAAGAGATCGCGGCATTACGTACGAAGTACGGACTGCCGGCGCAATACTTCCTGTACGTAGGTTCTATCATAGAACGTAAGAACCTGCTGGGGATTGTAACGGCTATGCATACACTGAAAGGCGATGTCAGTTTGCCGTTGGTGGTGCTGGGTAGCGGCAGTAGTTATAAGAAAAAAGTAAAAGCATACCTGGCGGCCCATGGCCTGGAACAACAGGTGATATGGCTCAATGAACAGGCGCGCCTGCCCAACAGGGAGCTGCCGTTATTGTACCAGGGAGCTGCTGCGTTATTATATCCTTCGGTATTTGAAGGGTTTGGGATCCCCATCCTGGAGGCATTGTGGAGCCGTACGCCGGTGATTACCTCTTCGGGTTCCTGTTTCGGGGAAACCGGTGGCGATGCGGCCTTGTATGTAGATCCGCTGCAGCCGGCAGCCATTGCGGCGGCCATGAAGCGGGTGGTAACAGAACCGGAGCTGGTAAAAGAAATGAAAGAAAAAGGACGCGTACATGCCGCCCTGTTCACACCGGAAAAGTGTGCAGCGGCGATGATGAAAGTGTACGAAGCCCTTAAATAATATAAAGAAGTATGGAGATTTTTGAAGAGGATATCAGGGGGGCTTTGCAGGTACTACGTACCGGTGGCCTTATTCTGTACCCTACGGATACTATCTGGGGAATTGGCTGTGATGCTACGGATGAAGCGGCCGTGAAGCGGGTATATGCGCTGAAACAGCGCAGTGAAAGTAAAAGTCTGGTAGTATTGCTGGCCGATGTACGGGATTTGCTGCATTATGTAGCCAACCCGCGCCCGGATATCGCCACCCTGATTGATGAATTTACCCGTCCTACGACGGTCATCTATGAAGGTGCACTGGGGCTGGCGCCGAATGTCATTAACGAAGATGGCAGTATTGCCATCCGGATTGTGAAAGACCCCTTTTGCCGGCATTTGATTAAAAGATGGCGGAAACCACTGGTTTCTACTTCCGCTAATCTGAGTGGTACCCCTTCTCCGGCCAGGTTCACCGATATCGCCCCTGAAATTATACAGGGCGTGGATTATGTGGTGAAACACCGGCAGGAAGAAGCCGCCGGAGCTACGGCTTCCCGTATTATCAGGATAGGAAAAGATGGTTCTGTAGCGATAATCCGGGATTAAAATCGTTTATTTATTACATTTGCGCCCTGATTTCAGCGAAGGATTAAAATTTAACAGGAATATTTTTATATGATCAGCACCAGGCCATTGGACATTCCTTGCTCTCTGCAGGAAAGAAAAGTGTTAGAGAAGATAGCGTTGGCTGCCCGGGATTTGGGCGTGCCTGCCTACCTGATAGGAGGCTTTGTGCGGGACAAGTTATTGGGAAGAAGAACAAAAGACATGGATGTGGTGTGTGTAGGCGATGGTATTGCCCTTGCACACAAGGTAGCAGAAAGTCTGGGGGATAAGATACCGGTGAATTTCTTCAAAACCTATGGTACCGCCCAGGTAAAATGGCAGGAACTGGAAATAGAGTTTGTAGGTGCCCGTAAGGAAAGCTACCGCCAGGAAAGCCGTAACCCCGAAGTGGTAGCCGGCACCCTGCAGGACGACCAGAACCGCCGCGACTTTACCATCAATGCATTGGCTATCAGCCTGCGGGAAGCAGACTACGGTACCCTGCTCGACCCTTTCGACGGGCTGGCAGATCTCGACCGGAAAGTTATCCGTACCCCGCTGGCACCTGCCCAAACGTTCAGCGATGATCCGCTGCGGATGATGCGGGCCATCCGGTTCGCCTCACAGCTGCAGTTTACCATTGAACCGGCTGCTTTTAAAGCCATTCAGGAAAATGCAGAACGTATCCGTATCATCTCCCAGGAGCGGATTTCGGATGAATTTAATAAAATCATGCTGTCCACCAAACCTTCAACCGGATTGGATCTCTTATATAAAGCAGGACTCCTGAAAATCATTTTCCCCCAGATGGTGGATATGGTGGGAGTGGAGATGTATGAGGGGAAAGGGCATAAAGATAATTTTTATCATACCTTGCAGGTCGTGGATAATATCGCGGAAAACACCCGTGATCTGTGGCTGCGCTGGGCTGCCTTATTACACGATATCGGTAAGCCCGCCACGAAAAAATTTGAACCAGGCCATGGCTGGACTTTTCACGGCCACGACGCGGTAGGCGCAAAAATGGTTACCCGTATCTTTACCCGTTTCAAACTGCCATTGCATGACAAAATGAAACTGGTGAAGAAGCTGGTGGAACTACACCTCCGGCCTATCAGCCTTACCAAGGAAAATATAACGGACTCGGCTATCCGCAGATTACTGTTTGATGCCGGCGATGATATAGATGGGCTGATGATGCTCTGTGAAGCAGATATTACCTCAAAGAATAAAGCCAAAGTTAAAAGGTACCTGGAGAATTTTGAACTGGTACGCAATAGATTGAAGGAAGTAGAGGAAAGTGACCGTATTCGTAACTGGCAGCCTCCGGTAACCGGTGAAATGATTATGGAAACATTCGCCCTGCAGCCGGGAAGAATTGTAGGAGAACTGAAAAATGCGATCAGAGAAGCCATCCTGGATGGTGAAATCCCCAATACCTATGATGCAGCGTATGCATTTTTACTGGAAAAAGCAAGTGCATTGAATCTTACCCCGGTTAAATAAAATTGGTAATTTTACAGGGTCAGGAGAATTACCGATCATTGTACTCATTACAAACAGTAACCGAACACTTATTAACCGGGTGTTCAATAATTTATCTAACTTATAACTTATAACCTTTTTGTCATGCCGGTCTTGAAATTCAGAGTATACTGGGAAGAAGATGAAAGTGTCTACAGAGACATTGTCATTAAGCCGAATCAGACGTTTTTATTATTTCATCAGGCAATTCTGCAGGCATTTGAATTCGATGCTAAACATA
Coding sequences within:
- a CDS encoding SH3 domain-containing protein, whose translation is MNAKIILLTLFSFMPVRDNVVNAWEACCGKCVGSGYCTACTSCNYCKHCNSGGSCGVCRSSSMSGSSSNSSSSSSSGSNGSSERNSGRGLEYGSTNNSFYSPGSAPKKRMKKQQQEQYYVNRKYLHVRTGPGEKYTIIDKLNYGTHVYLQGVYTNGWCLIHYYGADLTLKSGYVLRAYIDHYTI
- a CDS encoding TetR/AcrR family transcriptional regulator, with translation MPKQKEQFEEMRQQTIARLKKSGLELFARKGLAATNIKEIAAHTGISLGLMYHYYSSKEELYLLLANEAMDKSQALFDQLQSQDISVKEKITQFLAAFMYGVQKEAGIYYFILISQLFETGNKTEDRKLRTRKLQSIHNLATIVSEGQQTGECVTGDPFELAVTFIAATQGLAGFKLMFKGKFQMPDAAVLTRILLQA
- a CDS encoding alpha/beta fold hydrolase; translation: MNTTIFTYSSTPSADGTTIGFQQGGTGPGLIIVPGTLSTSADYTRLAHLLSPSFTVYIIDRRGRGGSGAQGLSYGIRQECEDVQAVQAATGATYIFGHSFGGLVTLETATRYPSFKGIVLYEPGVATEDNPAAWKWISTYEQALQNKQPRRAFTSFVQGAGHTPLSKMPRWFASFVLRMMVRGTHWQETAALLETNLNEHKETQKLRGTYQHYQGITSKVLLLSGDKSPEFVHRTNQILADTIAGSQSQTLPGLSHLSPENKEAPEAIAKEILRILA
- a CDS encoding CCA tRNA nucleotidyltransferase, with amino-acid sequence MISTRPLDIPCSLQERKVLEKIALAARDLGVPAYLIGGFVRDKLLGRRTKDMDVVCVGDGIALAHKVAESLGDKIPVNFFKTYGTAQVKWQELEIEFVGARKESYRQESRNPEVVAGTLQDDQNRRDFTINALAISLREADYGTLLDPFDGLADLDRKVIRTPLAPAQTFSDDPLRMMRAIRFASQLQFTIEPAAFKAIQENAERIRIISQERISDEFNKIMLSTKPSTGLDLLYKAGLLKIIFPQMVDMVGVEMYEGKGHKDNFYHTLQVVDNIAENTRDLWLRWAALLHDIGKPATKKFEPGHGWTFHGHDAVGAKMVTRIFTRFKLPLHDKMKLVKKLVELHLRPISLTKENITDSAIRRLLFDAGDDIDGLMMLCEADITSKNKAKVKRYLENFELVRNRLKEVEESDRIRNWQPPVTGEMIMETFALQPGRIVGELKNAIREAILDGEIPNTYDAAYAFLLEKASALNLTPVK
- a CDS encoding MauE/DoxX family redox-associated membrane protein, with the protein product MKTKVLNLAIEAIIALLLILWIYTGLSKIIHYDKFSFETARSPFLHQLAPFIAVTLPAGELIIAALLIYKRTRVVGLYVSLFLMTLFTGYVYIMLHYAYDLPCSCGGIIELLTWEQHLVVNFLITLLTAFAILFTTLNPNK
- a CDS encoding SMI1/KNR4 family protein; this encodes MMIAHIEQKIGKQLPDSYRHLLHLIADYVYLSCNEYRDDFPDDSGVAWFFWGEKRLAELTVIEGATENRSAWEILKSYEEIRRDTGKITPDPMSAHVNFLVAIAEDNGDILYLDAADNFSVWVYMHDSGASKRLEDDFDAWMAHARSED
- a CDS encoding 2,3,4,5-tetrahydropyridine-2,6-dicarboxylate N-succinyltransferase, with amino-acid sequence MDLQQQILAAWADRALLQENQYTDAVKAVIEAVDKGHLRVAEPTENGWKVNEWVKQAILLYFSIQPMETMELAPFEFYDKMKLKSNYKDLGVRVVPHAIARYGAYIAKGCILMPSYVNIGAFVDEGTMVDTWATVGSCAQIGKHVHLSGGVGIGGVLEPLQASPVIIEDGCFIGSRCIVVEGVIVEKEAVLGANVVLTQSTKIIDVSGSEPIEYKGRVPARSVVIPGTYTKKFPAGEYQVSCALIIGQRKASTDLKTSLNDTLREFNVAV
- a CDS encoding glycosyltransferase family 4 protein — translated: MKIGFDAKRAYQNNTGLGNYSRTLISSLVTGFPEHHYYLFAPKQTDMFTPGDHTNLEVVGPEKTLHRWFKSAWRSRYVVKDLQRYGIGLYHGLSHELPFGIHKSGIRSVVTMHDLIFERYPEQYNPIDVITYRRKARYACRYADRVVAISEQTRQDLITYYQTPADKIDVVYQSCDPAFAVTHTPEEIAALRTKYGLPAQYFLYVGSIIERKNLLGIVTAMHTLKGDVSLPLVVLGSGSSYKKKVKAYLAAHGLEQQVIWLNEQARLPNRELPLLYQGAAALLYPSVFEGFGIPILEALWSRTPVITSSGSCFGETGGDAALYVDPLQPAAIAAAMKRVVTEPELVKEMKEKGRVHAALFTPEKCAAAMMKVYEALK
- a CDS encoding L-threonylcarbamoyladenylate synthase; amino-acid sequence: MEIFEEDIRGALQVLRTGGLILYPTDTIWGIGCDATDEAAVKRVYALKQRSESKSLVVLLADVRDLLHYVANPRPDIATLIDEFTRPTTVIYEGALGLAPNVINEDGSIAIRIVKDPFCRHLIKRWRKPLVSTSANLSGTPSPARFTDIAPEIIQGVDYVVKHRQEEAAGATASRIIRIGKDGSVAIIRD